A genome region from Gemmatimonadota bacterium includes the following:
- a CDS encoding nicotinamide mononucleotide transporter yields MSGDFFRSLLASLTPLEGTAVVFGLVSVWLSTRENIWSWPTAIINVGLYSILFIREKLYADAGLQVIYLVLSLYGWYEWKFGGENRSELHVSRVTPRLAAILATLGIAGSVALGTFLHRTTDASLPYLDATLSVFSLIAQWMMTRKIVENWALWIVLDVVYVWMFIALKHLNFTAFQYSVFLLLAVLGLRDWKRSYDARRASAAP; encoded by the coding sequence ATGTCCGGCGACTTCTTCCGCTCGCTCCTCGCGTCGCTCACCCCGCTCGAGGGGACCGCCGTCGTCTTCGGCCTCGTGAGCGTCTGGCTCAGCACGCGCGAGAACATCTGGAGCTGGCCCACGGCGATCATCAACGTCGGGCTGTACTCGATCCTCTTCATCCGCGAAAAACTCTACGCCGACGCCGGGCTGCAGGTCATCTACCTCGTCCTCTCCCTGTACGGCTGGTACGAATGGAAGTTCGGCGGCGAGAACCGGTCCGAACTGCACGTCTCGCGCGTGACACCACGTCTGGCCGCGATCCTTGCGACCCTCGGCATCGCCGGTTCCGTCGCCCTCGGCACCTTCCTGCATCGCACGACCGATGCCTCGCTCCCCTACCTCGACGCCACGCTGTCGGTCTTCTCGCTCATCGCGCAGTGGATGATGACGCGCAAGATCGTCGAGAACTGGGCGCTGTGGATCGTGCTCGACGTGGTCTACGTGTGGATGTTCATCGCCCTCAAGCACCTCAACTTCACCGCCTTCCAGTACAGCGTCTTCCTCCTGCTCGCGGTGCTGGGGTTGCGCGACTGGAAGCGCTCGTACGACGCGCGGCGCGCCAGCGCCGCGCCCTGA
- a CDS encoding ATP-binding protein has protein sequence MAPFPLRVVVTGSESTGKTTLAAQLARALGTRWVPEFSRHYAEQVRRPLTAADVAPIAHGQVAAEEQALAEWRTTWGPGAEWPPVVLDTDLVSTTVYAEHYYGECPAWIMTAARERLATLYLLCEPDIPWTADGVRDQPSARHRLHGAFRDRLLSLGATVASVHGVGDARVACAMDALASLRA, from the coding sequence GTGGCGCCCTTCCCGCTGCGCGTGGTCGTCACCGGGAGCGAGAGCACGGGCAAGACGACGCTCGCGGCACAGCTCGCGCGCGCGTTAGGCACGCGGTGGGTCCCCGAGTTCTCGCGCCACTACGCCGAACAGGTACGCCGCCCGCTCACCGCGGCCGATGTCGCTCCGATTGCCCACGGACAGGTGGCGGCAGAGGAACAGGCATTGGCCGAGTGGCGCACGACCTGGGGCCCGGGGGCCGAGTGGCCCCCGGTGGTCCTCGACACCGACCTCGTCAGCACGACGGTGTACGCCGAGCACTACTATGGCGAGTGCCCGGCGTGGATCATGACGGCCGCGCGCGAACGTCTGGCGACGCTGTACCTGCTCTGCGAACCCGACATTCCGTGGACCGCCGATGGCGTGCGCGACCAACCGAGTGCGCGCCATCGACTGCATGGCGCCTTTCGCGACCGGCTCCTGTCGTTGGGCGCCACGGTGGCGTCCGTGCACGGTGTCGGCGATGCGCGCGTGGCGTGCGCCATGGATGCGCTCGCCTCGCTGCGCGCCTAA